Sequence from the Ochrobactrum vermis genome:
TTCGTTCCCTTGGCGCCGACGAGCGTCATAAGCTTGTCCATCGATACGCCCTCGAAACGCACGCGGCCATCATACCATGGATTAGCCGTTTCTACGGTCACCAACCCGATAGCCTCCAGCATGTCCCGGTCGAATTGCGCCGTGTCGCCAACATTTTTATTCGCAATATTGCCGGATATGACCAGGATCGGCTTGCCCGTCGGCTTGGCCAACGGCTCCGCAGCGGCCCCGGATATCCACACGAAAGGCAACAGCAGACATAAA
This genomic interval carries:
- a CDS encoding molybdopterin-dependent oxidoreductase gives rise to the protein MKLIRLFLCLLLPFVWISGAAAEPLAKPTGKPILVISGNIANKNVGDTAQFDRDMLEAIGLVTVETANPWYDGRVRFEGVSMDKLMTLVGAKGTKVTAVALNDYVSSLPMEDFKKFNVILAMKRDGNYMPVRDKGPLFIIYPYDSDPQLQSQTYYTRSAWQVAKLIVE